In Pseudonocardia sp. C8, one genomic interval encodes:
- the alc gene encoding allantoicase — protein MTDFTDLVDMASRKIGGRVVSTNDEFFVEKENLIKPEAPVSCKGISGNRGGVYDGWETRRRRQPGHDWVIVRLGAPGVIDGVVVDTAFFRGNYPDRISIDAYGFEDGVSDEEVNDPAVDWVRIVPETSCQGDTENQFGVTDDRRYTHVRLNIHPDGGVARLRVYGHVIPDPRHLDRISSDLAAVENGAVVVDASDKFFNPADNVIMPGTARTTKDGWETKRRRDDGHDWLVVQLAAPGHIRQAIVDTSRYIGNAPDRCSLQGCDATRDDVDDPTAWWELLPATAVQPDTIHRIPVRGPDRQVTHVRLNILPDGGLARLRLVGYATDTGRAHLGTRWFDHLPEHQATRVLTDLGLTEGHAGTLVAARPSGDTGAVLSALDEMAPELDDALVTAIRELLLGPRT, from the coding sequence ATGACCGACTTCACCGACCTCGTCGACATGGCGTCACGCAAAATCGGCGGCCGGGTGGTGTCCACGAACGACGAGTTCTTCGTCGAGAAGGAAAACCTCATCAAACCGGAGGCTCCGGTCTCGTGCAAGGGAATTTCCGGGAATCGAGGCGGTGTCTACGACGGGTGGGAGACGCGCCGTCGCCGGCAGCCGGGACACGACTGGGTCATCGTGCGTCTCGGGGCGCCCGGAGTCATCGACGGGGTCGTGGTCGACACCGCGTTCTTCCGGGGGAACTACCCTGACCGGATCTCGATCGACGCCTACGGCTTCGAGGACGGTGTCTCCGACGAGGAAGTCAACGATCCGGCCGTCGACTGGGTCCGCATCGTCCCCGAGACGAGCTGTCAGGGAGACACCGAGAACCAGTTCGGAGTCACCGACGACCGCCGATACACGCACGTAAGGCTCAATATTCACCCGGACGGCGGTGTCGCCCGACTCCGGGTGTACGGACACGTGATTCCGGACCCCCGCCATCTCGACCGCATCTCGTCCGATCTGGCGGCCGTGGAGAACGGTGCCGTCGTCGTCGACGCCAGCGACAAGTTCTTCAACCCTGCCGACAACGTGATCATGCCGGGGACGGCGCGCACCACGAAGGACGGCTGGGAGACCAAGCGCCGGCGTGACGACGGGCACGACTGGCTGGTGGTGCAGCTGGCTGCGCCGGGACACATCCGGCAGGCCATCGTCGACACGTCCCGCTACATCGGCAACGCTCCCGACCGCTGCTCCCTGCAGGGGTGTGACGCGACCCGCGACGATGTCGACGACCCGACCGCATGGTGGGAGTTGTTGCCCGCCACCGCAGTGCAGCCGGACACCATCCACCGGATTCCGGTCCGGGGACCGGATCGTCAGGTCACGCACGTGCGACTCAACATCCTCCCCGACGGTGGCCTCGCCCGGCTCCGGCTGGTCGGCTACGCCACCGACACCGGACGAGCCCACCTCGGTACCCGGTGGTTCGACCATCTGCCCGAGCATCAGGCGACGCGGGTCCTCACCGATCTGGGGCTCACCGAGGGTCACGCAGGGACGCTCGTCGCCGCGCGCCCGTCCGGTGACACCGGCGCGGTGCTGTCCGCGCTGGACGAGATGGCCCCCGAGCTCGACGATGCGCTGGTGACCGCGATCCGAGAGCTGCTGCTCGGCCCCCGTACGTGA